One Arthrobacter sp. FW306-07-I genomic window carries:
- a CDS encoding LysR substrate-binding domain-containing protein, whose protein sequence is MLDVRRLRLLRELSIRGTLAEVAEALQYSPSSVSQQLALLEKEVGVELLRKTGRRVQLTPQAEVLVAHTAQLLETMEQAEADLAASLTTVTGTVRIAVFQSAALALMPDTLTRMAATYPEVRIEMIQREPETALHETWARDFDLVIAEQYPGHAAPRYPELDRVKLTTDAIRLAVPPASDGGSAIRSLADTAELAWVMEPRGAASRHWAEQACRSAGFEPDVRFETADLQAQARLIESGNAVALMPDLVWTGRGTTAQLLELPGKPHRTIFTSVRRSSAQRPAILAARETLAAAAAAVATDGAG, encoded by the coding sequence ATGCTCGACGTCCGCAGGCTCCGGCTGCTCCGCGAATTAAGCATCCGCGGGACCCTCGCGGAGGTAGCGGAGGCCTTACAGTACAGCCCGTCGTCGGTGTCGCAGCAGCTGGCCCTGTTGGAGAAGGAAGTGGGCGTGGAGCTGCTCCGGAAAACAGGGCGGCGGGTGCAGCTGACGCCCCAGGCCGAAGTGCTGGTGGCGCACACCGCCCAGCTGCTGGAAACCATGGAACAGGCGGAGGCGGACCTGGCTGCCTCCCTCACCACGGTTACGGGAACGGTGCGGATCGCTGTTTTCCAGTCCGCGGCGCTCGCCCTGATGCCGGACACCCTGACCCGGATGGCTGCCACATACCCCGAAGTCCGGATCGAAATGATCCAGCGCGAACCGGAAACGGCGCTGCACGAAACATGGGCACGTGACTTCGACCTGGTAATCGCCGAACAGTACCCCGGTCATGCCGCACCGCGGTACCCCGAGCTGGACCGGGTAAAGCTGACCACCGACGCCATCCGGCTGGCCGTTCCCCCGGCGTCCGACGGCGGATCCGCCATCCGCTCGCTGGCGGACACGGCAGAGCTTGCCTGGGTCATGGAACCGCGGGGTGCCGCATCGCGCCATTGGGCGGAACAGGCCTGCCGCAGCGCCGGTTTCGAACCGGACGTCCGGTTCGAAACCGCCGACCTGCAGGCCCAGGCCCGCCTCATCGAGTCCGGCAACGCGGTGGCCCTGATGCCGGACCTGGTGTGGACCGGGCGCGGCACCACCGCCCAGCTGCTGGAGCTTCCCGGCAAGCCGCACCGCACCATCTTCACCTCGGTCCGCCGCTCCAGCGCCCAACGTCCAGCGATCCTCGCCGCCCGGGAAACCCTTGCTGCGGCCGCCGCCGCCGTGGCAACGGACGGCGCCGGCTGA
- a CDS encoding amino acid permease, which produces MSTKDLSQSIMRRKPIDDIEEESKHSGLFKSLGLWQLTAIGVGGIIGVGIFSLAGLVAAGSEGNPGVGPAVLISFLIAGLASAAAALSYAEFAGMIPRAGSAYTYGYVALGEVIGWFIGWDLLLEYIAIVAVVAIGISGYLDAFLAGIGIHMPAWMTSTVDEGKGGIVNIPAILVCLLVTWILSRGTKAFGRFELVAVAIKVVLILFIIGLGVFYIDTNNYNPFMPSGFGPVVAGSATVFFAVFGYDAMSTAAEEAKDGKKHMPKAIVLSLIIAMLLYVAATLVLTGMQNYKDIDPKAGFASAFTSVGLPVIATIISVFAVLSILTVMLTFLLGVTRVWFSMSRDGLLPGWFAKTDRHGTPQRVTWIGGIASAFLAGVFPIKEVADLTNIGILAAFVVVCLSVIIFRYKRPDAPRTFRLPLMPVIPAFGVLASAFLMLQLHWETWVRFVVWLIIGLVIYFSYGRKHSLMNPNSPRHQELADLHRPVS; this is translated from the coding sequence ATGAGCACCAAAGATTTAAGCCAATCGATTATGCGGCGCAAGCCCATCGACGACATCGAAGAAGAGAGCAAGCACAGCGGACTGTTCAAGTCCCTGGGGCTGTGGCAGCTCACCGCCATTGGCGTGGGCGGCATTATCGGCGTCGGCATCTTCTCCCTCGCGGGACTGGTCGCCGCCGGCAGTGAAGGAAACCCGGGAGTGGGGCCCGCGGTACTGATTTCCTTCCTGATTGCAGGCCTGGCCTCTGCGGCCGCGGCCCTATCCTATGCGGAATTCGCGGGCATGATTCCCCGCGCCGGTTCCGCCTACACCTACGGCTATGTGGCGCTCGGCGAGGTGATCGGCTGGTTCATCGGCTGGGACCTGCTGCTGGAATACATTGCCATCGTTGCGGTAGTGGCCATCGGCATCTCCGGCTACCTTGACGCCTTCCTGGCCGGCATTGGCATCCACATGCCGGCATGGATGACGTCCACCGTGGACGAAGGCAAGGGTGGCATCGTCAACATTCCGGCCATCCTGGTCTGCCTCCTGGTCACCTGGATCCTGTCCCGCGGCACCAAGGCGTTCGGCCGGTTCGAACTCGTCGCCGTGGCCATCAAGGTGGTCCTGATCCTGTTCATCATCGGGCTCGGCGTGTTCTACATCGACACCAATAACTACAACCCGTTCATGCCCAGCGGCTTCGGCCCTGTGGTTGCGGGCTCGGCCACCGTCTTCTTTGCTGTGTTCGGGTACGACGCCATGAGCACCGCGGCCGAGGAAGCCAAGGATGGCAAGAAGCACATGCCCAAGGCCATTGTGCTCTCGCTCATCATCGCCATGCTGCTCTATGTGGCCGCCACCCTGGTCCTGACCGGCATGCAGAACTACAAGGACATCGACCCCAAGGCCGGCTTCGCTTCCGCCTTCACCTCCGTGGGCCTGCCGGTGATCGCCACCATCATCTCGGTGTTCGCTGTGCTCTCCATCCTCACCGTGATGCTCACCTTCCTCCTCGGTGTGACCCGCGTGTGGTTCTCCATGAGCCGCGACGGCCTGCTGCCCGGATGGTTCGCCAAGACCGACCGCCACGGCACTCCGCAGCGCGTCACCTGGATCGGCGGCATCGCCTCCGCGTTCCTCGCCGGCGTGTTCCCCATCAAGGAGGTGGCGGACCTGACGAACATCGGCATCCTGGCCGCGTTCGTCGTCGTCTGCCTGTCGGTGATCATCTTCCGCTACAAGCGCCCCGATGCCCCGCGCACGTTCCGCCTGCCGCTGATGCCCGTGATCCCGGCCTTCGGCGTCCTGGCTTCGGCCTTCCTGATGCTGCAGCTGCACTGGGAGACCTGGGTTCGGTTCGTGGTGTGGCTCATTATCGGCCTGGTCATCTACTTCAGCTACGGCCGCAAGCACTCGCTGATGAACCCCAACAGCCCCCGCCACCAGGAGCTCGCGGACCTGCACCGCCCGGTTTCCTAA